The Megalobrama amblycephala isolate DHTTF-2021 linkage group LG1, ASM1881202v1, whole genome shotgun sequence genome segment TCTTTTAAAACCCTGTCAGCTTATTTCATCATATATTACCTGCTTTCGTAATGTCAGTTTCATTTTATAATTCTGAATATTCtttcataattttataattCTGTATATTCTTATATCCTGGATATTCAGatcaaagaaaaatgtaaaactgtcattattttcttaTTGCTATAATAAACCTGAATCTCTGAGTGAACTGGCATAATCTGAGACAGCAAACCTCTGATGTGTTCTTTTCTTGCTCCATCATCTTAACATGATCTTATTCAATCTGATTGGTTCATCTGACAATCACAATAAACTACAGAAGACTAAAATGTCCCAGATTGCTCAAACTCACCTTCTTATTTTGATACGGTCTGTGAAACTACTTTAAAGTTGAACTGATTAATCTGTGAATAAAATGGCCAGTTTCGTGGCTTCTGCCACTTCTGTGAAAAATCACTCTCAAAGTCTTGAGCTTTCAATGCTTCTTGGTCTTCTTCACTCAGGAGAATCTGATAATATCCAATCACTGAGAGATCACCGAGCCTGAGGGTTTCACCCATTCAGAGGACATGAACTGCTCGTCTTTGTTTCATTAAAGACATGTAACCAAAGAACAATGAGAACTAAATCAAATTAATCACTCtgctctgaaaatctttcaagattactacattttattaaatgctgAAATAAACTAATTTCAGAGCTGTGTACAGGTCATTATAcaaaaacatctgcaaagttttaatTGAAAGTTAGTTtggttataaaaataataacctAAAAATGTCCATTAGGGAACATTCTGTATAAGCTAGTTTtatgttataaatattattttattgttaaaaaaaatcctaaaaagaGCATTTCTAGAACATTATTTAGTTcccaaataaaaaataaataaataaataaataaataaaaaacaggatCCAAATACTAACTTTAGGGAAACATTCTGTGTTCAGAAGTTTCTGTATCTACAAGTATCTGCACAATACTTTGTTTTCATAccaataattatgaaattattcCTGAACCAAGAAGAATCAGCAGAAAATAAAATTGGACAATAACAATAAGCTGTTGTTAAAATGAGTAAGGAGTTTAATCAATCATTATTGGAAGtacaaaaattaagtaaaagtgAAAACAAACGAGACAgatctcagaaaaacaatgaagAACGAGTTAAAACTATTTCAAATTCATGTCTCTGTTAGAAGTGTTCTGGTCTCTTCTTCAGCACCTGAACGATTGAAAGGTTTTTCATCAGTGTGAGTTTTCTGGTCTCTTCTTCAGAATGAGAAGACAGATGTGATTTCAGAACGGAGAAACTCTTCCTGCATTGATCACAggtgtaaggtttctctccgcTGTGGATCCTCATCTGAATCTTCAGCCTCGATTTACATATGAagtgtttttttgtcaatttttttagCTTCCTTTCTTGTTCACGTCTAAAAGAAACATTGAATCGTGTGAGATTTAAAATGAGAGACAAACGTGAAATGAAAAGTGAAGCTCAAAGATCATGATGAGTTCAATAGTCATTTTAATCTGGTCGACAACTGCTGTGTCACGATTATGATCTATTTTAATGTCATGAAGATGATTTGTGTTATAAATCACTAGTTTGGTCATCAAACTCTAGATGGAGCAGGCTTGACATGTAATCTGTAAGATATCACATCATTTCCTACACGACTCAAGCTGATTAgcctctaaattatccaaaaaATTTGAGAAAAGACAGACAGTCCTTTCACaccaaacaacaaacaaacatgttggACTAATGGTGTGTTCGCTGCACCTTATGTGCTTTAATTGGTCATGATTGACAATGTAAATCTGGTGAACATCAGCATGTTCTTCAATAgcatgatgaatgaatgaatgaagaataaacaccaacctctttgttcttcagtatcttcagtgtgtttcattctgcagggttctggatcactcatgttctcactgtcctctttaataaactcagtctttgcagatttcagctcttcctgatgctctgatgctcgtctgatgggaatattccagcatttattgatgaactgctgtgggaggagcttcactgatgatgtgagtgatgtgggaggagcttcactggaAAAACATTAAAGTACAGATGAAATCAAAATCGACCCCATTTACTTTgctagtgcatattactagtcttgtggtgaacaattaatccgtgcaagttaaaacacagaaaaaaaattgtttgttgcGGTAATCTTTattcaaaatctgaaaagttacttccggtctggaatggcgttccttctctgattacgtcagtttgacggcttgggttgaaaatgcgCAAACCACTCCTCTGCAACCGTTCggctgctatgagcgagagacggagaggaggagcgctaaagtaagctctgccctctattcaatattctgtttcacttagAAATACGttacaacactggagaaaagttgtttgcaacttccggttcacgcagACTTTAACATAAACACAGGAATAAACATACATATCTGTAGTCATCAAATCccctcagtctgttgacagcaatgaaatgagctttaagtgtcaatttacagcagatctgaagacatcagcataataaatgaggtgaaaacaggaactattgatatgaaataaagagtgttttcagcagtttctctgttaatattgatgatcctcagactatcaacactcattcaacaagacattcagatcatctcactttattctgagtgtttgctgttagaaactgattatttgagtcaggatatatgagaaaagactataaaaCAGCTCTATTGAAagacaatactgttatttctcacaatatgacattaataacacaaaaacaaacactaatgaCACTCATCTTCACCAACTACTGCTAAATAACTCTGAATTAACTATAACTATGAAACATGGTTTGATTTTATAACAACGTTGattgtaataaagtaattagaTCTTTAACATGTAACAGTTTTTATGTGCAGAAACTGAAAACTCTCCCCGTCTCAGACTTTCATTTATATGCTCATTAATCTAAAACTATTATAAACGTTTtgcttttaattttagtttgatGTTGTTATTACACAGTgtgttatatataattatatgttttatttataatgatgtaatttAAAAGAAGAGGCAGTATGGGGGTATattggtgccataaatatggagTGCCAGaatctgcataagtttttcctctctcactaccctcttggatggggtggctgtacacagaccacacccaccctgcatgtgaggccaaggcactctttttgcatgagggtagttctgtgctggggttgagctgcgcttgttgactaaccgtgatcaaagtcacggcgcaggccctcagccagacgatgtccacctcagtggtccagaagtgccccctggcttaccttgtgaggtgcgagaggttgtcaagctaaatgctttctcaatgctcccatcttacgaggtggccttttcggtgacactgtcgaggactgagcccagcggttctctcagttagtagcggatcgggtagcttcccatgacaaaccattgagttcctcttgggccgcccctcAGTCTGCTCATCgccaagggtgtcgtcccctgcaagaaactccggcccagcaggctctgctgtgtccattgcggggagatgacgcctcccgtctctgcagctgtttaagtggttggtgagaatcacccctgagacgggcgacccagagatgggtggggctgctcttccacccctggaggagggtcgggtggtaaatccttttattgagcctggttagcgctccccagtccgtctcgctggctcattcggacattcaggctcggctatgcgattcagttcacccggcatccccccaagttcagggacgtcctcttcactacagtgaaagatgtcgttgcccctgtcttgcgtgcggagatcgcagtcctactggcgaaggacgcgatagagccggcccctccagccgatatgaggtcagggttctacagtccctacttcattgtacccaagaagagtggtgggttacgaccgatcttggacctgcgagttttgaatcggagcctgtacaagctaccgttcaaaatgcttacgcagaagcgcatttgtgagtgcatccgtccccgagattggtttgcagcgatcaacctgaaggacgcgtacttccatgtctcgtttcttccgcgacacaggccattcctgcgctttgcgttcgaaggtcgagcatatcagtacagagtcctacccttcgggctggccctgtctccccgcgtctttacgaaagtcgtagagggagcccttgttcccatgagagaacagggtgttcgcattctcaactacctcgacgactggctcattctagcacagtcccggggtcagttgtgcgaacacaaggatttggtgctcagacacctcagccagttgggtcttcaggtctactgggaaaagagcaaactctcccctgtgcagaggataTCTTTTCTCGGTATCgagctggattcggtcgaacagatagcacgcctcacagaggaacgtgctcagtcggtgttgaactgcctgaatacgttcaatggcaggacagcggtcccactgaaattctttcagaggctcctggggcatatggcggccgcggcggcagtaaccccgctcggtctgcttcatatgaggctgcttcaacactggcttcacggccgagtcccgagatgggcgtggcaacgcggcacgttccgggtggcaatcactcaggagtgccgccaagccttcagtccgtggtcggaccctttgtttctccgggcaggagtgcccctagaacaagtgtcccggcatgctgtggtattcacagatggttctgccaccggctggggtgccacgtacaacgggcatgcagtgtcaggggtttggacgggaccccatctgcattggcacatcaattgcctcgagttgctagcagtacgtcttgctctgagccgcctcaaagggccgctacggggcaagcatgtactggtccgtatgGACAACACTGcaaccgttgcgtacatcaaccgccaaggtggtctacgctcccgtcgcatgtcgcaacttgcccgccatctcctcctctggagtcagaagtgtctgaggtcgcttcgtgccattcTTGTCCCTGGTGTGCTCAACCATGTGGCCGAtgagctatcacgagctgagctgccaggagagtggcgactccacccccaggtggtccagctgatctggagagagttcggagaggctcaggtagacctgtttgcctcaccggaaacctcccactgccagttgttttaccccctgtccgagagaacactcgggacagacgcactggcactcagctggccccggggccttcgcaaatatgcgtttcccccagtgagcctacttgcacagaccctgtgcaaagtcagggaggacgaggagcaggtcctcttagttgtgccctattggcccaaccatacctggttcccagaactttcactccttgcgacagccctccctggcccattcctctgaggaaggaccttctttctcagagacggggcactctttggcacccgtgtccagacctctggaaactccatgtctggtccctggatgggacgcggaggttctaggtgacttaccccctgaggtacttaacaccatcacttcggcacgtgcactgtctacgagacgtgcttacgcctcgaagtggaacctgttcgtcgagtggtgctcttctctccgagaagacccccgaagatgctcgatcggagtcgtgctttctttcttgcagcaagggctggagcgtaggctgtccccctccaccctcaaagtccatactgctgctatctccgcttaccacgactacatagatggcaaatctgttggtcagcacgacctggtcgtcaggttccttaggggggcgagacggttaaatcctcctcgtcccccctccataccctcttgggacctcgctctggtgctaagagcacttcagattgctccctttgagcctttgcaatcagcagacttaaagattctgtctatgaagactttgctgctggttgcattggcctccatcaagagggtaggggacctgcagtcattttcggtcgacgaatcgtgcctggagttcgggccgggtgatagccacgtggtactaagaccccggcctggctatgtgcccaaggttcctaccactcctatcagggaccaggtggtgagcctgcaagcgctgccctcagaggaggcagacccagccctggctttgctctgtccagttcgcgctttgcgactttacatagacagaacccaaagcctcaggacctcagaccagctctttgtctgttatggaggccagcagaagggaaaggctgtctccaagcagaggatggcccactggatagtggatgccatcgccctggcttaccaagctcagggcgtgccctgcccgctcaggttgcatgctcactccacgagaggtgttgcatcctcctgggcgctggctcgtggcgcctcgctgacacacatttgtagagctgcgggctgggcgacacctaacacgttcgctagatactatagccttcgtgtcgagccggtctcctcccgtgttctcgccacaggtcagaggcacggagaggccccggcttagtgtcggcttgctgcgctacatgcgcttcttttctccagagagtccctacaaggcagaccctgtcgagtcctccgatatcccttcggcagccgacgtggcggagcgtctggcgccaggcctatactccgttgtatccttgagaaccgggtttaggctgggttccatatgtgtgaccctacggggatcccatatggttggttccacggttgctcctaaacgaagcccttgtctttccctctgggagaacctacccttcatcgggttggagtcaccccagctcttccatatgtagcacagccctacagggttagtccatatgtacttctccacataactccttcggggaaggatgtggcttccgcagcgttcctttcccagtgaaagggtacgctttcccagcgttatccaatagtctcactgaatgggttttggggaacagcagtgatcgactctctctgtgttagccctgtcccaccatcctcaggcaagggggttcaggtggcttacaacagagcgctggaagggggcagctcctgtggcgctttggtagggattcctattcgttggtctgtccgacgtacgtcgaacgtgaccgactgaatgggaacgtctcggttacaaaggtaaccctcgttccctggaggagggaacagagatgtacgtcccgtcgccacagtcgctgtaccccgctgatgctgccgcctatccggttcggctcctcagcgaaaacctgaagatgcaacgcacctgctgctcattatatacccgcgctgcgaggcgtatgattgcatgccaatgtgcattggctcgttttagttacactcgaagtagattggcctctctagcgagattcctattcgttggtctgtccgacgtacgtctccgttccctccttcagggaacgagggttacctttgtaaccgagacgttattGATGTGACTTTTAACACTGAAGCTTTTatcaaaaaaactaaacatcTCACAGTGAAGCACTGTATCAGACCTTGATTAGTTTTACTATAACCATGTGATCTGTGTCGTCTGAAGCTTTGTTTTTTACACACAACCATGAGACTGCTTTGTACCCTGATTCAAATAACATAAAACCTTGCGTAAGTGTAATTCACGTTTGAtaagaataaattataatacCAATAGATATTTAAAGAGTTTgtgtgcccatataatctttagggtattaggttagctaattaggcttgctgtccactgaggaggAGCTCGATGAAGCAGTTTCAATTCAAGCTCTGATATACCCCccacagtgaataaatataggatatgattacatagggcaaggtacctgagatgaaggtggagggatgctggaatggctgagactgaagagaggtaagcagctgcttatatactctggctgttgattggaagattagatgggctcgctcctccTTAAATTATgtttaggaacttcacttaCATAAGTGGTTTTGTGCATGTTCAGTTTGTTTATATTCCCAGTTCATACGTACTTCAACTGACCATTCTATGATAatcttcatttattttgataatacTATATGCCTAAACTTGCCCAGAAgtaaagtcacctttatttatatagcgctttttacaatgcagattgtgtcaaagcagctttacagtgataactggtgaataattttggctgcacagcagctcttaaagaatagtgtcaatgcaggcagatcaaagcactgttgaatatcaaatgtcaagtgtccccaactaagcaagccaaaggtaacagcagcaaggaacccaaactccaacagatgacatcaggtggcaaacaggtgttaaaatggagaaaaaaaaccttgagagAAACCAGGCTTTTTTTGCCCAGAAATTTCTCCCAGAAATGTATTCACAGACTCGTTTATTCAAATTGTTTAAGTAAAATGACACGTGATAGACTTTTTCTATAtagtttaattattttcattattttacatgCTTTTCATAGCACAAACTGatttaataaaagtaaatcCAGGCAAAACTGATAAATCCGGATGTGGGCAAGAAAGGCAAATCAAAACTACCAACAAACACGTAAACGTAACAACCGTGGAAGGACAACACATATGTGGTTCAGGTAATATGTGCATATAGTCtgcaaacataaaacacaacactgtttctttttgttaaatgtcagttttaatgaccAATAATAACTATTATAAAAGGTATAAGAAGCTACAATAAgaattatttcttattgtagcttcttataccttttataattcagtcaaacgtacaaagTCAGTGCTCCAGTAGGCTACAACGGTAAAGTTAATTAGCCTATTAgcctaaatatataaagttatgaaacttcacTTTCACTTCAACAAATTATAGATTCATGACCAAAGATCGCCTGTTATATATACAAAagatgaattatatctcatgtttaaccactacagaGAGTACAGAGTACTAGCCGAGGTAAGACTGTAAGACTCGATAAAAGGGGTGGATCAAGAACACATACGGGGATATGAAAATTTCTttggctagatgtgaactttgaattggatCAGAACTTGGGCAGCAACTGATGAATTTCACAAGAACAGACAATAACGCATATTGAGAAATGGCTAactatgaataaatgaatgaatgcagtATTTATATAGCACTGAACTATGTACTACTGTATGTACACAATCACATCAGGGGTCGCTCCTCATCCACAACCTGAATTATTCAACAGCAGACACAGAGCAACAGCGCCAACtataggtggagaggagagatttGGCTGAGTCTCTTCTCAgctgtggtgatgtggtttctccactgcatggatcttcatgtgtttcTTCAGGTCACTTTTAGtacagaaactctttccacactgatcacacgtgtgcggcttctctccagtgtggatcctctcatgtgttttcagatatgATGACgtattgaatctcttgtcacagtgtgaacacttgtaaggtttttctccagagtgaattctctggtgcagtTTTAAACTGTTTGCTGTAGTAAAcatcttctcacactcaaagcacatgtactctctcacaccagtgtgtgttttctgatgtttatgtaaatatgacaaaagtgaaaaactctttccacacacagaacatgaatatgGCTTCTCCTTCGTATGAACTCTCAGGTGTTCTTTAAGGGTTGAtgattgactgaaactcttcccacactgatcacatgtgtgcaGCTTCTCTCCTGTGTGAACTGTCATGTGATTATTAAGATGTACTTTTCGtgtgaagctcttcccacactgatcacatgtgaacggcttctctccagtgtgaactctcatgtgaatctcAAGATGACATTTGtatttgaaactctttccacactgagtgcaggttgtagatttcttggctcttcttttctttaaaaatgtctttttagtctttgagcgactcaaaggtttttctccagatttgtcatgatgtttctcctccacttcactcagttcttcactctcctccttcacttccatcaggtctgaaatgaaagaaaaaagtgtcatttattttcagtacatcaaaataaaataaaataaaataaaataaaaaagtcataaaaTTGAGACTTGCTATAAAATGTCCCgatcattttgatgcattttcataaattaattgcatatgtccctgaaactttaacattaatcttccAATTGTACAGACTCACCGGTCATCTCAATGACACAATCCAGTGCTCTGGGTGAAgatataatgtgtgtatgtcttttcagcaCTCCTGTGAAGATCacctaattttttttaatttagtttcaATTTTACTTTAGCTCCACGTTTAATCTGACTTCAATTTCAAATggttattaaaattaaatatcacTATCTTCGTTAAAATAAAAGTGATCATTTTATGTACTTTTtatgatttgttttttattcatttatctgTAAAAGtaccatattttttatgtaaaataagcttatttaagttatatttaacatttattttacattagaaaaaaaataataatttcagtaAGACCAGACAGCCAAAACCTAAAAATGTGGTGACTTTGGTGACATATGAtggtataaaaatatcaaaaatatcaatatcCACTCTATGGCTGTAGTCCTCAATGGCTGCATATAGACTGAAATCTACAAACCATTGTTGTAATGAACTTAACCTCTAagaatgttttaaaaagctttttatGTTGAAGAGACAAAATACACTTACAGACAAAAATGACCATGATATAAGGAAAAGACAAAGTAGGAGACcaagaaattatttatttctaaaaaatataaatagtactgagatataataattaaatgattaaatatatttgagCAATGACAAAAATATCTTTGGTATTAACAGTCATATTTTCACATCAACTTTTAGactgatatttaatttattttcctaaaactgtgtaattattaagggccggtcacactagacttttccttccactgacttccattcatacacatgtgaatgtgggacaccagaaacacaagatcaagtgaagtttgcagtaaagtggagtagattgtatatttttacattatgtttttaaagagaTTCACGGAGTGTGACATCATATCATGACTGTTTCAGCATCTGTAgaaagttcacatgctcaaagtctagactgactgcatctttaaatgtgttattatcagtgtccttcatgattcactcaaccctgttacttctgacatgattttCCTGCTTTCAGAAAcacccaggaagtgacatcatctgggctctctctacagcatgatgggaggacaagaaaataatctcaatccattgtctcagttcttacacaaatgaatgactgcattca includes the following:
- the LOC125247735 gene encoding gastrula zinc finger protein XlCGF7.1-like; this encodes MSDPEPCRMKHTEDTEEQRDLMEVKEESEELSEVEEKHHDKSGEKPLSRSKTKKTFLKKRRAKKSTTCTQCGKSFKYKCHLEIHMRVHTGEKPFTCDQCGKSFTRKVHLNNHMTVHTGEKLHTCDQCGKSFSQSSTLKEHLRVHTKEKPYSCSVCGKSFSLLSYLHKHQKTHTGVREYMCFECEKMFTTANSLKLHQRIHSGEKPYKCSHCDKRFNTSSYLKTHERIHTGEKPHTCDQCGKSFCTKSDLKKHMKIHAVEKPHHHS